One part of the Phragmites australis chromosome 3, lpPhrAust1.1, whole genome shotgun sequence genome encodes these proteins:
- the LOC133911400 gene encoding serine/arginine-rich splicing factor RS31-like isoform X2 gives MTRPVFCGNFDFDTRQYDLERLFSKYGPIRRIDMKSGYAFIYFEDERDAEDAIRRLDNVAFGYNRRRLSVEWSRQVEPVPRSRDRPTGDVKPTRTLFVINFDPIRTKDRDIERHFEPYGKITNIRIRRNFAFVKYETQEEATTAVKNTDKSTILDRVVTVEYAFRDDDNEREDRYGNPKRGAPDRRRGNPYMRSPSPRYQRDYSPDYNRHGRNPGYGRGDGAMYNRRSPVYDRYNRSRSPVYDRYDRRRSPGYGQY, from the exons atgaCGAGGCCCGTGTTCTGTGGCAACTTCGACTTCGACACGCGCCAGTACGACCTGGAGCGCCTCTTCTCCAAGTACGGCCCTATCCGCCGCATCGACATGAAGTCCG GCTATGCTTTTATTTACTTTGAAGACGAGCGTGATGCAGAGGATGCGATAAGGCGGCTTGACAACGTGGCATTTGGTTATAATAGGCGCAGGCTCTCTGTAGAATGGTCAAGG CAAGTTGAACCAGTGCCAAGGAGCCGTGACAGACCTACTGGGGATGTAAAGCCGACAAGAACTCTCTTTGTTATCAACTTTGACCCCATCCGCACTAAAGATCGAGATATTGAGAGGCATTTTGAACCTTATGGCAAAATTACGAATATCCGTATTCGTAGGAATTTTGCGTTTGTAAAGTATGAGACACAAGAGGAAGCGACTACCGCTGTCAAGAACACTGATAAGAG CACGATATTGGACAGGGTTGTGACAGTTGAATATGCCTTCCGGGATGATGACAATGAGAGAGAGGACAGATATGGTAACCCCAAGCGAGGTGCTCCTGACAGACGTCGCGGCAACCCATACATGCGCTCACCTAGCCCAAGGTACCAAAGGGACTACAGTCCAGATTACAATCGACATGGACGTAACCCTGGGTATGGTCGGGGTGATGGAGCTATGTACAATAGGAGAAGCCCTGTTTATGATCGTTACAACAGGAGCAGAAGCCCTGTTTACGATCGTTATGATAGGAGAAGAAGCCCTGGTTATGGTCAATACTAG
- the LOC133911400 gene encoding serine/arginine-rich splicing factor RS31-like isoform X1: MTRPVFCGNFDFDTRQYDLERLFSKYGPIRRIDMKSGYAFIYFEDERDAEDAIRRLDNVAFGYNRRRLSVEWSRQVEPVPRSRDRPTGDVKPTRTLFVINFDPIRTKDRDIERHFEPYGKITNIRIRRNFAFVKYETQEEATTAVKNTDKRCYYFILLRSTILDRVVTVEYAFRDDDNEREDRYGNPKRGAPDRRRGNPYMRSPSPRYQRDYSPDYNRHGRNPGYGRGDGAMYNRRSPVYDRYNRSRSPVYDRYDRRRSPGYGQY; encoded by the exons atgaCGAGGCCCGTGTTCTGTGGCAACTTCGACTTCGACACGCGCCAGTACGACCTGGAGCGCCTCTTCTCCAAGTACGGCCCTATCCGCCGCATCGACATGAAGTCCG GCTATGCTTTTATTTACTTTGAAGACGAGCGTGATGCAGAGGATGCGATAAGGCGGCTTGACAACGTGGCATTTGGTTATAATAGGCGCAGGCTCTCTGTAGAATGGTCAAGG CAAGTTGAACCAGTGCCAAGGAGCCGTGACAGACCTACTGGGGATGTAAAGCCGACAAGAACTCTCTTTGTTATCAACTTTGACCCCATCCGCACTAAAGATCGAGATATTGAGAGGCATTTTGAACCTTATGGCAAAATTACGAATATCCGTATTCGTAGGAATTTTGCGTTTGTAAAGTATGAGACACAAGAGGAAGCGACTACCGCTGTCAAGAACACTGATAAGAG GTGCTATTACTTTATATTGCTGCGCAGCACGATATTGGACAGGGTTGTGACAGTTGAATATGCCTTCCGGGATGATGACAATGAGAGAGAGGACAGATATGGTAACCCCAAGCGAGGTGCTCCTGACAGACGTCGCGGCAACCCATACATGCGCTCACCTAGCCCAAGGTACCAAAGGGACTACAGTCCAGATTACAATCGACATGGACGTAACCCTGGGTATGGTCGGGGTGATGGAGCTATGTACAATAGGAGAAGCCCTGTTTATGATCGTTACAACAGGAGCAGAAGCCCTGTTTACGATCGTTATGATAGGAGAAGAAGCCCTGGTTATGGTCAATACTAG